The Spirochaetota bacterium region AGATGATCACCTCTATCATGCGGGAGATGACCGCATCGACCCATCCGCCGAAATAGCCGGCGAGCGCGCCGAAGAACACGCCGAGGACGATGGAAAGGAACGTCGCCACGATGCCCACCGAGAGCGATACGGTCATGCCGTGTATCATGCGGGCGAACACATCGCGCCCGAGTTCGTCGGTGCCCAGGGGATGGTTCAATGACGGCGGCATGAGGCGCATCGAAAGATCGGTGGTGTACGGGGATATCGACAGGGGAGGGAAGATCGCGAACCCCGAATGCTCCTTCACATACGTGCGGATATCGTTCACGCCCGACAGGTCGCGATGCTTGATGAGCGCGGGCACATACAGTTTGCCATCAGCTGCGAGGAATATCGGTCTGTCATTGGCGATGATCGGTGCGAACACGGCGAGGAGTATGAATGCCGCCACCATGACAAGGGCGAACATGCCGCTTACGCTCCGGCGATAGCGGTCAAAAACGATGCGTATGAAGCTGTGGCTTTTCTTCGCGCGCATAATGGGTCGCTTCAATGCGATGCCAGGTAATCGACGATGGCCTTGCCGAACTCTTTTGATGCCTCGGGGCCGTTGCCGGTGATGATGCTTCCGTCGACCTCGACGCTCTTTTCGCTGACGATCGCGCCTGCCGCTTTCAATTTGTCCGCATCGCCGGGGAAACATGTCGCACGGCGTCCGTTGAGAACGCCCGCTTTCGCAAGAATGACCGGCGCCGAGCATATGGCCGCCACCGGTTTTCCGTTCTCGATAAAAAGCTTCGCAAGCGCCTGCGCACGCCAGTCGTCCCAGTACACGACGACGCCGGGGCCGCCGACGAAGACGACGATATCGAATTTGGTCGCATCGATCTCCGTGAAGAGAAGATCGATGTCGGCGGTGCCGCCGAGCTTGCCCTGCGCCGGGCTCAATCCCGACGAGGCGGTGACCACCTTGTGCCCCGCGGCCAGGAATATCTTTTTCGGCTCGAAATATTCTTCATCGCGGAAATTCTTCGGTGCGACGACGAGTACTATCGTTCTTGCGGCCATGGGATGCTCCTTTGCGGATGAACGGGCGATCGTCGATAGTATATGGCATCCCGATGAAAGGTCAACGCACGCGAATGGGGTGTCTGTTACTTTCTGTACTGCCATACGTTACAGTATTGTGCCGTGAACGTGAACCGTCAATGGCGATCGAGGCATGTTGGCGGCGTCTACCCGAATCATCACGTAAGAAAATAAAACCACGGAGGGCACAGAGAATGTATGAGAATGCAATGAAGCGTATGGAGGACAATGCGCAGCAGGTATCATCTTTCGGGTGAAAATGTTCAGCTGCCCTTCCGTTCTTTCTCGGCATTTTCTCCGTGATCTCCGTGGTTTCTCTTTATCCTTATGTGAGGATTTGGGGTCTACCGGTCTGTTGTGGTTTTCGTTCACGGGAGTATAATAATTATGTCGGACGCATCCGCATGCGTATGCATCGGGTGATCCGCGGGGAGTGTAGTAT contains the following coding sequences:
- a CDS encoding ABC transporter permease, producing MRAKKSHSFIRIVFDRYRRSVSGMFALVMVAAFILLAVFAPIIANDRPIFLAADGKLYVPALIKHRDLSGVNDIRTYVKEHSGFAIFPPLSISPYTTDLSMRLMPPSLNHPLGTDELGRDVFARMIHGMTVSLSVGIVATFLSIVLGVFFGALAGYFGGWVDAVISRMIEVIICFPRFFIFLAIIAMFKPDIILVMLVIGFFDWPGIARLVRGEVLAIKKMEYVEAARVIGAGDASIILRHILPNAITPVLVTLAFGIAGAILAEASLSFLGMGVQPPLASWGQIMEKAQNDLSNWWLFTFPGMAIFYTTIAFTMMGEALRNALDVKSDL
- a CDS encoding DJ-1/PfpI family protein translates to MAARTIVLVVAPKNFRDEEYFEPKKIFLAAGHKVVTASSGLSPAQGKLGGTADIDLLFTEIDATKFDIVVFVGGPGVVVYWDDWRAQALAKLFIENGKPVAAICSAPVILAKAGVLNGRRATCFPGDADKLKAAGAIVSEKSVEVDGSIITGNGPEASKEFGKAIVDYLASH